From Methanobacterium bryantii, a single genomic window includes:
- a CDS encoding diacylglycerol/polyprenol kinase family protein, producing the protein MEKENFRQLIHASGIFIVFVNIFLSPIIAILTCIAIVLIVEAIFRIDENRKVFFFSFILRKCKRKNDERGFVYFFIGIILTLYLFKFNIAIANAAILIFLLGDSASTIFGKKFGKRPLPFNERKTLVGTSAFFIVALVGALTQLPLIPALVGALCGAITEAYSPIDDNIPIPVIAGIAMSLVVYLI; encoded by the coding sequence ATGGAAAAAGAAAATTTCAGACAGTTGATTCATGCATCAGGTATTTTTATTGTTTTTGTAAATATTTTTTTAAGCCCCATCATTGCCATACTCACGTGTATAGCAATTGTGCTTATTGTAGAAGCTATTTTTAGAATCGATGAAAATAGAAAAGTGTTCTTCTTTTCTTTTATTTTAAGGAAATGCAAACGAAAAAATGATGAACGAGGTTTTGTCTATTTCTTTATCGGAATTATACTGACACTTTACTTATTTAAATTTAACATAGCCATCGCCAATGCTGCAATATTGATTTTCTTACTGGGAGATTCTGCATCCACCATATTTGGAAAAAAGTTTGGAAAACGGCCATTACCATTCAATGAAAGAAAAACTTTAGTGGGGACCTCTGCATTTTTTATTGTTGCACTGGTCGGGGCATTAACCCAACTTCCACTAATTCCTGCACTAGTCGGGGCATTATGCGGGGCAATAACTGAAGCATACAGCCCTATAGATGACAATATTCCAATTCCAGTGATAGCTGGTATTGCAATGAGTTTAGTAGTATACCTTATATAG
- the purL gene encoding phosphoribosylformylglycinamidine synthase subunit PurL, which translates to MTLTDSECKFVKKELGRDPNSLEYGMLDIMFSEHCSYKSSRPILRLFPNEGKRVILGPGDDAGIVELTDELALVIGMESHNHPSAIEPYGGAGTGIGGILRDIISMGAKPIALLDSLRFGPLEDQKSRYIFEYVVKGISDYGNRVGVPTVGGEIEFDDNFKFNPLVNVICAGLVNKSDIVLGSAPNVGDIFVLMGGTTGRDGIHGVTFASEELTTESELESRPAVQVGDPFTKKMVMEATFEALDKIDVAGLKDLGGGGLTCCVSEMAAKGGNGAEVELTTIPLREEGMTPYEIMLSESQERMIFVVNPKDVDALMEIFNKYELPTAVIGKVTDTGRLVLKKDGEVIANVQTELLSDPPVVSRESCNPFKDEGCGPSEITEYQEVENINPEEALLKLLSSQNIASKSWVYRQYDHEVQIRTVIKPGDDAAVLRIDDENAIALTSDCNSIHAKLDPYHGGAGAIAEAIRNVVSMGAEPVCVVDCLNFGNPEKPDVFWQFKECIKGMSDIANKFETPVISGNVSFYNETEGVTVNPSPVVGVAGLMNIKDIRTMDFKNEEDKIILIGKTYPELDGSQYHKEVFDVVQGKSPKVNMDAEFESAEAVLKIIREDENDAVTAVHDCSAGGIAVAVAEMAISGDLGATVDISNVPNADNITDAEALFSESNARFIVTVKSEYADEILSKIKAPSAVIGEVGGKTLTINQNLINVDIEKLKESYYGVIEKFMA; encoded by the coding sequence ATGACCCTAACAGATTCAGAATGTAAATTTGTAAAAAAAGAACTGGGACGAGACCCCAATTCATTGGAGTATGGTATGCTCGATATAATGTTTTCAGAGCACTGCTCCTATAAAAGCAGCCGTCCTATTTTAAGATTATTCCCAAACGAAGGTAAACGCGTTATCCTTGGCCCCGGGGACGATGCAGGAATTGTTGAATTAACAGATGAACTCGCACTTGTAATTGGAATGGAAAGCCACAACCATCCATCAGCAATTGAGCCTTATGGTGGTGCCGGAACAGGTATTGGCGGTATACTTAGAGATATCATTTCTATGGGCGCCAAACCGATTGCATTACTTGATTCATTAAGATTTGGACCTCTTGAAGACCAAAAATCAAGGTACATATTTGAATATGTGGTAAAAGGAATTTCAGATTATGGAAATAGAGTAGGAGTCCCAACTGTCGGTGGAGAAATTGAATTTGATGATAATTTCAAATTTAACCCGCTTGTAAATGTTATCTGTGCAGGGCTTGTTAATAAAAGCGATATTGTACTAGGTTCTGCACCTAATGTAGGTGATATCTTTGTCCTTATGGGAGGTACCACAGGAAGAGACGGAATCCATGGAGTAACATTTGCATCTGAAGAGCTTACAACTGAATCTGAACTTGAAAGCAGACCTGCAGTTCAAGTAGGAGATCCTTTCACTAAAAAAATGGTTATGGAAGCTACATTTGAAGCACTTGATAAAATTGACGTGGCTGGACTCAAAGATTTAGGCGGCGGAGGCCTGACATGCTGTGTTTCAGAAATGGCTGCTAAAGGCGGAAATGGGGCTGAAGTTGAACTTACAACAATTCCACTTAGGGAAGAAGGAATGACACCCTATGAAATAATGCTTTCTGAGTCCCAGGAAAGAATGATTTTTGTTGTAAACCCTAAAGATGTGGACGCGTTAATGGAAATATTCAATAAATACGAACTTCCCACAGCAGTTATTGGTAAAGTCACAGATACCGGCAGGTTAGTTTTGAAAAAAGACGGTGAAGTTATAGCGAATGTTCAAACAGAACTTCTCTCAGATCCCCCAGTTGTTAGCAGGGAATCATGTAACCCTTTCAAAGATGAAGGATGTGGACCATCTGAAATCACTGAATATCAGGAAGTAGAAAATATCAATCCTGAAGAGGCTCTCCTCAAACTTCTATCCTCACAGAACATTGCAAGTAAAAGCTGGGTTTACAGGCAGTACGATCACGAAGTACAGATTAGAACTGTTATTAAACCCGGCGATGATGCAGCAGTTCTTAGAATTGATGATGAAAATGCTATTGCACTTACTTCAGACTGCAACAGTATACACGCAAAGCTCGATCCATACCATGGAGGGGCTGGAGCAATTGCAGAAGCCATAAGGAATGTTGTTTCAATGGGTGCTGAACCAGTATGCGTCGTCGATTGCCTGAATTTTGGAAACCCTGAAAAACCAGATGTTTTCTGGCAGTTTAAAGAATGCATCAAAGGAATGTCAGACATCGCAAACAAATTTGAAACTCCTGTAATAAGCGGTAACGTTAGTTTTTACAACGAAACTGAAGGAGTAACTGTAAATCCTTCCCCAGTTGTGGGTGTTGCAGGTCTAATGAATATAAAAGACATTAGAACTATGGATTTCAAAAATGAAGAAGATAAAATCATATTAATCGGTAAAACTTATCCTGAGCTTGACGGTTCCCAGTACCACAAAGAAGTCTTTGATGTTGTCCAGGGAAAATCTCCAAAGGTGAATATGGACGCCGAATTTGAATCTGCAGAGGCAGTTCTAAAAATAATTCGTGAAGATGAAAATGATGCTGTAACCGCAGTTCATGATTGTTCAGCTGGAGGAATAGCCGTTGCAGTTGCTGAAATGGCAATTTCAGGTGATCTTGGAGCAACTGTAGACATTTCAAATGTGCCTAACGCGGACAATATAACTGATGCTGAAGCACTATTTTCAGAGTCCAATGCAAGATTCATTGTTACAGTTAAAAGTGAATATGCAGATGAGATATTAAGCAAAATAAAAGCTCCTTCAGCAGTTATCGGAGAAGTTGGAGGTAAAACTTTAACTATTAACCAGAATCTGATAAATGTAGATATTGAAAAGCTCAAAGAATCATATTACGGAGTAATAGAAAAATTTATGGCTTAA